In Brienomyrus brachyistius isolate T26 chromosome 14, BBRACH_0.4, whole genome shotgun sequence, the following proteins share a genomic window:
- the LOC125707232 gene encoding LOW QUALITY PROTEIN: ankyrin repeat domain-containing protein 6-like (The sequence of the model RefSeq protein was modified relative to this genomic sequence to represent the inferred CDS: deleted 1 base in 1 codon) — translation MSQQDAAVLALSEQLIVASYRGQAENVIQLINRGARVAVTKYGRSPLHLASHKGHAEVVRLLLQAGCDPDIEDDGGQTALHRAAVVGNTVIIKALIQDGCSLDRQDKDGNTALHEASWHGFSQSVKLLVRGGANVHAKNRGGNTALHLVCQNGRAKTFKALLLGGGRPDIKNNIGDMCLHVAVRYNHVAVVKDLLGAFMSVDEQNQVGDTALHIAASLNHRKVARLLLQAGAGTAVKNTAGQTALDQAREHNSPDVAVLLVRVTQIPSLRKRKDKQKVEWRAKSVLFAKTETRKPFLLDPSSKMKNRPEKNAHRMRKLTPPPSAPPPPHSVRAYQLYTLYRSEDGQIMQAPMQGCCCEPLISKLENQLEATKELMKSEIHTVQEQVNSKLKEIDHRNQVQIKVLDKRNQKQVALERTECRRSIDQRSALELLEGERRQAVMVKEMKRWCQLKIQDVEACLSRNQHLQSEPACGEVTPRAEAGCPAVLPDVPGGAQMAASANGQEQETVISMPEIPKIVRPKKQSICQGQKDLVLYGPGVGHRRDGQVCRGQNSRRIRGDLGGQNGGEAEGCAPALHEGTHREEEMRSFFKTVSAQMDSWCKRKAQEARRKVKERAQQDRATLLQRISTLEEEIQLLRTRARSGTLLT, via the exons ATGAGCCAGCAGGATGCTGCGGTCCTCGCGCTCTCAGAGCAGCTCATCGTCGCCTCCTACAGGGGCCAGGCAGAGAATGTTATTCAGCTCATCAACAGGGGCGCGCGAGTGGCTGTCACCAAG TATGGCCGCAGCCCCCTGCACCTGGCCTCACACAAAGGTCACGCAGAGGTCGTGCGTCTTCTGCTGCAGGCCGGCTGTGACCCAGACATAGAAGATGAC gggggacagacagccttGCACAGGGCTGCTGTGGTGGGGAACACAGTCATCATCAAAGCCCTCATCCAGGACGGCTGCAGCCTGGACAGGCAGGACAAG GACGGTAACACCGCTTTGCACGAGGCCTCCTGGCATGGATTCAGTCAGTCTGTCAAGCTGCTGGTCCGAGGAGGAGCCAACGTCCACGCCAAAAACAGG GGGGGTAACACAGCTCTGCACCTGGTGTGTCAGAATGGCCGCGCAAAGACCTTTAAAGCACTGCTTCTAGGGGGGGGCAGACCTGACATCAAAAACAAT ATAGGCGATATGTGCTTGCACGTAGCTGTCCGCTACAACCATGTGGCAGTGGTTAAGGATCTCCTAGGTGCCTTCATGTCTGTGGATGAGCAGAATCAG GTGGGGGATACTGCTCTCCATATTGCAGCCTCATTGAATCACCGGAAGGTGGCCAGGCTCCTCCTACAGGCAGGGGCTGGAACTGCAGTCAAGAACACT GCAGGTCAGACCGCTTTGGACCAGGCCAGAGAGCACAACAGCCCAGATGTGGCTGTGCTGTTGGTCAGAGTCACCCAG ATTCCATCCCTAAGGAAACGGAAAGACAAGCAAAAAGTGGAGTGGCGTGCAAAGTCCGTTCTGTTTGCCAAAACGGAGACGAGAAAG CCTTTCCTATTGGATCCCAGCTCCAAAATGAAGAACAGGCCAGAAAAAAATGCACACAGGATGCGCAaactcacaccccccccctccgcccccccg CCTCCCCACAGTGTCAGGGCCTACCAGCTTTACACCCTTTACCGCAGTGAGGATGGCCAGATCATGCAG GCTCCCAtgcaaggctgctgctgtgagccCCTCATCAGTAAACTGGAGAACCAGTTGGAAGCCACCAAAGAACTGATGAAGTCAGAGATACACACCGTCCAGGAGCAGGTGAATTCGAAGCTGAAGGAGATAGACCACAGGAACCAAGTCCAG ATCAAAGTGTTGGACAAGAGGAACCAAAAGCAGGTAGCACTGGAGAGAACCGAATGCCGTCGCTCGATTGACCAGAGGAGTGCACTGGAGTTACTGGAGGGGGAGAGGAGACAG GCAGTCATGGTAAAGGAGATGAAGAGATGGTGCCAGTTGAAGATCCAGGATGTCGAGGCATGTCTCTCCAGAAACCAGCATCTCCAGAGTGAACCTGCCTGTGGAGAGGTCACCCCAAGGGCGGAAGCTGGGTGTCCTGCTGTATTGCCTGATGTCCCTGGAGGTGCTCAAATGGCAGCATCTG CaaacggtcaggaacaggaaacgGTCATTTCCATGCCAGAAATTCCCAAAATTGTCCGACCCAAAAAGCAGAGTATCTGTCAGGGCCAGAAGGATCTAGTTCTGTACGGACCTGGAGTCGGACACAGACGTGATGGTCAAGTGTGCAGAGGACAAAACTCAAGGAGGATCAGGGGCGACTTAGGCGGGCAGAACGGGGGAGAAGCAGAGGGCTGTGCCCCTGCCCTACACGAGGGCACGCACCGAGAGGAGGAGATGCGAAGTTTCTTTAAGACTGTCTCGGCACAGATGGATTCCTGGTGCAAGAGGAAAGCTCAGGAGGCTCGCCGGAAGGTGAAAGAGAGGGCCCAACAGGACCGGGCCACCCTGCTGCAAAGGATCAGCACCCTGGAAGAGGAGATACAGCTGCTCAGGACCAGAGCTCGCAGCGGAACACTACTAACGTGA
- the gja10a gene encoding gap junction protein alpha 10 a, which translates to MGDWKLLGSILEEVYMHSTIVGKIWLTILFIFRMLVLGVAAEDVWEDEQREFVCNTEQPGCRNSCYDQAFPISLIRYWVLQIISVSSPSLLYMGHALYYLRVLEKENRKKKVQMMVEMEEICPILLGHNRIEKKLRMLEEQRKVAKAPLRGSLLGTYVFHILMRSVVEVGFIVGQYILYGVGLEPLYKCRRIPCPNSVDCFVSRPTEKTIFMAFMTVIASVSLFLNLLEVSYLGVKIIRRSFYEEKRRLHDYDYKGKRSQEGRIKPATVSSLACENEPLIHKTLGCVPAEHRNHHLAPSPSAVLQETDKESRYNGKARGTIQSESMHQHPRDPRQTIQEDTHVPFLQSAEQGHAALDSSDQSCSDENTRSRNTDLQRYSRPHPRATFHAAHREVSPYARNIPHKQNWTRCSRGPGDARYALQGDVMFLSTRKSGSLCLVPSGNRPMQRSGSPRSRSSLGSDFKLFSKRDSPSTVLSRLSLPTASRAKQQAASDLVV; encoded by the coding sequence ATGGGAGATTGGAAGTTGTTGGGCAGTATCTTGGAGGAGGTTTACATGCACTCAACCATAGTGGGCAAAATCTGGCTGACCATCCTGTTCATTTTTCGGATGCTTGTTCTTGGTGTTGCAGCTGAGGACGTCTGGGAAGATGAGCAAAGGGAGTTTGTTTGCAACACAGAGCAGCCCGGATGCAGAAACTCCTGCTATGATCAGGCATTTCCGATTTCCCTCATTCGGTACTGGGTGCTTCAGATCATTTCTGTGTCCTCGCCTTCTCTCTTGTACATGGGCCACGCACTATACTATCTAAGGGTCCTTGAGAAGGAGAACAGGAAGAAGAAGGTTCAGATGATGGTGGAAATGGAGGAGATATGTCCaattctgcttggccacaataggATTGAAAAGAAGTTGAGAATGTTAGAGGAACAAAGAAAGGTAGCTAAGGCTCCTCTTAGGGGGTCGCTCTTGGGCACATATGTTTTCCATATCTTAATGAGATCTGTGGTAGAGGTGGGCTTTATAGTAGGGCAATACATCTTGTATGGTGTTGGACTGGAACCCCTGTACAAGTGCAGGAGAATACCCTGCCCAAACAGCGTGGACTGCTTTGTCTCCAGACCAACGGAGAAAACCATTTTCATGGCCTTTATGACAGTCATTGCCAGCGTTTCTCTCTTCCTGAACCTTCTGGAAGTATCTTATCTGGGAGTAAAAATCATCAGGAGGAGCTTTTATGAGGAGAAACGCAGACTTCACGATTATGACTATAAGGGCAAGAGAAGCCAGGAAGGTCGAATTAAACCTGCAACAGTGAGCTCGTTAGCGTGTGAAAATGAGCCATTAATTCATAAGACTCTCGGCTGTGTGCCGGCTGAGCACAGGAACCATCACCTGGCACCCAGTCCTTCAGCTGTCCTTCAGGAGACTGACAAAGAGTCGCGGTATAACGGTAAAGCCCGTGGCACCATTCAGTCCGAAAGCATGCATCAGCATCCAAGAGACCCGCGCCAGACCATCCAGGAGGATACGCATGTTCCTTTTCTCCAAAGTGCAGAGCAGGGTCATGCTGCTTTGGATAGCTCTGATCAGTCATGCAGCGACGAGAACACGAGGTCCAGGAACACTGATCTTCAGCGATACAGCCGACCACACCCTAGAGCGACGTTCCACGCTGCTCACAGAGAGGTATCACCCTATGCTCGTAATATTCCTCACAAGCAGAACTGGACGAGATGTTCCAGAGGCCCTGGGGACGCGCGGTATGCTCTCCAGGGTGACGTCATGTTCCTGTCTACGAGGAAGAGTGGCTCTTTGTGCCTGGTGCCGTCAGGGAACAGGCCAATGCAGCGATCTGGCAGTCCACGCTCAAGGAGCAGCTTGGGATCGGATTTCAAACTGTTTTCAAAAAGAGACAGTCCATCCACCGTGCTGAGCAGGCTGAGCCTGCCCACTGCAAGCAGAGCCAAACAACAGGCAGCCTCAGATCTTGTTGTGTAG